Proteins co-encoded in one Haloarcula pelagica genomic window:
- a CDS encoding SWIM zinc finger family protein has protein sequence MHPLEQLEFSKRVAKRAQYEALDLSICGTDILVRNESHATPEDHQYAVSIDDGIPVSCTCPADTRFDGACKHRVAVAIRRPLLDTLQRVKRGEPPIAADGGCSRLQADRDNIADTTDVLIGSSPDRLDRTSEECTECRTDFPCWECYRTGRADFE, from the coding sequence ATGCATCCTCTAGAACAACTCGAATTCAGCAAGCGAGTCGCAAAGCGAGCGCAGTACGAAGCACTTGATCTCTCCATCTGTGGAACCGATATTCTGGTTCGCAACGAGAGTCACGCTACCCCCGAGGACCACCAGTACGCTGTCTCCATCGACGATGGTATTCCAGTTTCGTGTACGTGCCCGGCAGATACCCGATTTGACGGGGCGTGCAAACATCGAGTGGCTGTCGCGATTCGACGACCGCTGCTCGATACCCTCCAGCGGGTGAAACGGGGCGAGCCACCGATTGCGGCCGATGGTGGTTGCTCGCGGTTACAGGCCGATAGAGACAACATCGCAGACACCACTGACGTACTGATTGGCTCGTCTCCTGATCGTCTTGACCGGACTAGTGAGGAGTGTACAGAGTGCCGTACTGACTTCCCGTGCTGGGAGTGTTACCGGACCGGGAGAGCCGACTTCGAGTAG
- a CDS encoding carbohydrate ABC transporter permease: MARSDYEYPGYDRTGVGYWSKTTLLYAAVTAGALWMTLPFWWTLTTSLSATPTASAVSFIPAAPTLENFVTLWERPDIPLVRWFINTVIFAGAVTTFNLIFDSLAGYSLAKINFWGRDKLFLGFISTMMIPAMVTLIPVYLILTQLGWINTYQGLIAPLVANPLGIFLLRQHFKSLPSALGDAAKIDGCNEFQTFYKIYLPLAKPALATLGIFTFMGAWNNFQWPLIIANDTNMYTLPVALFAVRNQYFAEWGLMMAAALIIVAPVIVAFLAAQNYFIRGMSLSGMKG; encoded by the coding sequence ATGGCCCGCTCAGACTACGAGTATCCGGGGTACGATCGGACGGGCGTCGGTTACTGGTCGAAGACGACACTGCTCTACGCAGCTGTCACAGCTGGGGCTCTCTGGATGACCCTGCCGTTCTGGTGGACACTCACCACGTCGCTCTCCGCGACTCCGACAGCTTCAGCTGTGTCGTTCATCCCTGCGGCACCGACGCTCGAGAACTTCGTCACCTTGTGGGAACGACCCGATATTCCACTCGTCCGGTGGTTCATCAATACAGTCATCTTTGCCGGCGCAGTGACCACGTTCAACCTGATCTTCGACTCGCTGGCAGGCTATTCCCTGGCGAAAATCAACTTCTGGGGGCGCGACAAGCTGTTCCTGGGGTTCATCTCCACGATGATGATTCCAGCGATGGTGACGCTGATCCCCGTGTACCTGATCCTCACCCAGCTCGGGTGGATCAACACGTACCAAGGACTCATTGCCCCGCTCGTAGCCAACCCGCTGGGAATCTTCCTGTTGCGCCAGCACTTCAAGTCGCTTCCCTCCGCACTAGGAGACGCGGCCAAGATTGACGGGTGCAACGAGTTCCAGACCTTCTACAAGATCTATCTCCCGCTTGCGAAACCCGCACTGGCAACACTTGGTATCTTCACGTTCATGGGCGCCTGGAACAACTTCCAGTGGCCCCTGATCATCGCTAACGACACGAATATGTACACGCTTCCTGTGGCGCTATTCGCCGTCAGAAACCAGTACTTCGCTGAGTGGGGACTGATGATGGCTGCGGCGCTGATTATCGTCGCTCCGGTCATCGTGGCCTTCCTCGCCGCACAGAACTACTTCATCCGTGGCATGAGTCTGTCCGGGATGAAAGGCTGA
- a CDS encoding carbohydrate ABC transporter permease yields MATESQRSVTDAITRVRHALTKLKRSVGITEDQNNLMGAAFVAPNIIVFSAFLLGPVLYAFYISFQEWSILAGSGQWVGLTNYVTVLQPLPVSIENGGLSWNPEVFTDPATSLWWYSLKNTFVYAIGTVPLQIFGGLAVALMLDKRVRFKKTYRAAYFMPVMLSGAASAVMWRWFLAGDGVINGLLPTFLEHNWAGDPGTALGGVMLMAIWGGIGSNMIFFLAGLQNIPEELYEAARIDGASRWHRFRHVTWPNLGNTNFFVFVMAIISAFQVFGIALVFSEGGPVYSTTTSVLLIYQRAFEEGAFGEGAAMAFVLFLIIFTFSYYQYRYRDQAEVDY; encoded by the coding sequence ATGGCCACCGAGAGCCAGCGATCGGTCACGGACGCCATCACACGGGTCCGACACGCCCTGACGAAGCTCAAGCGGTCCGTTGGAATCACTGAGGACCAGAACAATCTGATGGGGGCCGCCTTCGTCGCACCCAACATCATCGTGTTCTCGGCGTTTCTGCTGGGCCCTGTGCTCTACGCCTTCTATATCTCCTTCCAGGAGTGGAGTATTCTGGCTGGCTCGGGCCAATGGGTCGGACTCACGAACTACGTGACGGTACTGCAACCGCTTCCCGTTTCCATCGAGAACGGCGGACTGAGTTGGAACCCGGAGGTGTTCACCGATCCCGCGACGAGCCTGTGGTGGTATTCGTTGAAAAATACCTTCGTCTACGCCATCGGGACCGTGCCGTTGCAGATCTTCGGCGGACTCGCGGTTGCACTGATGCTCGACAAGCGTGTCCGGTTCAAGAAAACCTACCGCGCCGCGTACTTCATGCCCGTGATGCTCTCGGGGGCCGCCTCGGCCGTGATGTGGCGATGGTTCCTCGCAGGTGACGGTGTGATCAACGGACTCCTGCCGACGTTCCTCGAACACAACTGGGCTGGCGACCCCGGGACCGCACTGGGTGGCGTGATGCTAATGGCTATCTGGGGCGGCATTGGCTCGAACATGATCTTCTTCCTCGCGGGGTTGCAGAACATACCCGAGGAACTGTACGAGGCTGCCCGTATCGATGGGGCGAGCCGCTGGCACCGATTCCGCCACGTCACGTGGCCGAACCTCGGGAACACGAACTTCTTCGTCTTCGTGATGGCAATCATCTCGGCCTTCCAAGTGTTCGGCATCGCGCTGGTGTTCTCTGAGGGTGGACCGGTGTACTCGACGACAACGTCTGTCCTGCTCATCTACCAGCGTGCCTTCGAGGAAGGTGCGTTCGGTGAAGGGGCCGCAATGGCGTTCGTCCTCTTCCTGATTATCTTCACCTTCAGCTACTACCAGTACCGTTACCGTGATCAAGCGGAGGTCGATTACTGA
- a CDS encoding ABC transporter substrate-binding protein: MNADITLSGWAANNEESALVKELVASFEETHSAISVDYNPIQSKYKQKIKTQLGAGNAPDAFYVDSSYFPSFASANVLLSMDELEASEEYNTDDFFQPLLEAFRFDGTLYGVPKDFSTLGLFHNTAMLEEASVEPPETWSDLEDVLSALKDNVSNENFKAPMIEFANARSWWAFLFQNGGQVLSDDGSEVVFASDAGVEALEYLVGLREDGLLALPTDLGSGWHGAALASQEVATAVLGPWGLPFLEGYEDNPDINDQVDVAHLPIPSDGQKATIAYTVSYSASAKTDSPAAARELIRSLTGDEGMSQWARKGLALSARQSHSELEYYQNHPRRKTLLDAGEWSQPFSFGPNSESIVNRVRPQLEAAMLGEKSPSDALETAQTKINSEVL; the protein is encoded by the coding sequence ATGAACGCAGATATCACCCTCTCTGGGTGGGCTGCGAACAACGAAGAGTCCGCGTTAGTCAAGGAACTCGTGGCCAGTTTCGAGGAGACCCACAGCGCGATCTCGGTGGATTACAACCCGATCCAGTCGAAGTACAAACAGAAGATCAAGACACAACTGGGGGCAGGCAACGCGCCCGACGCGTTCTACGTCGACTCGTCGTACTTCCCATCGTTCGCGTCGGCCAATGTGTTGCTCTCCATGGACGAACTCGAAGCGTCCGAGGAGTACAACACTGACGACTTCTTCCAGCCGTTGCTGGAAGCGTTCCGGTTCGACGGGACGCTGTACGGGGTCCCGAAGGACTTCTCGACGCTTGGGCTGTTCCACAACACTGCAATGCTCGAAGAGGCCAGTGTCGAACCGCCAGAGACGTGGTCTGATCTGGAGGACGTACTCTCGGCACTCAAAGACAACGTCTCGAACGAGAATTTCAAGGCACCGATGATCGAGTTTGCGAATGCTCGATCCTGGTGGGCGTTCCTCTTCCAGAACGGCGGACAGGTCCTCTCGGACGACGGCAGCGAGGTCGTGTTTGCGAGTGACGCGGGCGTCGAGGCCCTCGAGTATCTCGTTGGGCTCAGGGAAGACGGTCTGCTGGCGCTCCCGACCGATCTCGGTTCGGGCTGGCACGGCGCTGCGCTCGCGAGCCAAGAAGTCGCAACCGCCGTGTTGGGCCCGTGGGGCCTTCCGTTCCTGGAAGGATACGAGGATAATCCGGATATCAACGACCAAGTCGACGTTGCACATCTTCCGATCCCGAGCGATGGACAGAAAGCGACTATCGCTTACACGGTCTCCTACAGCGCCTCTGCGAAGACCGACAGTCCTGCGGCAGCGCGTGAGCTGATCCGTAGTCTCACCGGCGACGAAGGGATGTCACAGTGGGCACGCAAAGGACTCGCCCTCTCCGCTCGGCAGTCCCACTCCGAACTGGAATACTACCAGAACCACCCGCGCCGGAAGACCTTACTCGATGCCGGCGAGTGGTCGCAACCATTCTCATTTGGGCCGAACAGCGAGTCGATCGTCAATCGTGTGCGTCCACAGCTAGAAGCGGCGATGCTGGGCGAGAAGTCGCCGTCCGACGCGCTCGAAACGGCACAGACCAAGATCAACAGCGAGGTCCTCTGA
- a CDS encoding glycogen debranching N-terminal domain-containing protein, translating into MGSTFLVTDSEGRPTRDHDGFYYRDVRHLDDYALSVDEDLESLEVVDVRPGERLLHLGTPLETGSRKLHVSRRQFVADGLFEDLTISNLSGSPVKTSLTLRLGSRFDDLFEVRGMVADLDRTIDVDRHETGLTFRYAPSDAAFSRSVSITLAHVADIAIDVNSRANRVDATIEADLTLAPGESRTVPVAVTVDGPAPAAQQLQVARKTVRDRAEDWTEAKPIPEHSGSWTSVLRESHENLLELQLPTEHGPILAAGVPWFATAFGRDSIIAAFQSLGVDTGLAKGTCRYLGAHQADTYDAERDAEPGKILHEIRCGELTARELVPHRPYYGTVDATPLFVVLVHETWRRTGDDEFLAELWPNVQRALEWLDDHAKRTDGGLLAYGLDSQGSGQLRHQGWKDSGDGIVYPDGSYPSGSLAVAEVQGYEYDAKRRGAELASEMGERQFAATLEKEAERTKQRFDEAFWLSDEEFYAVAVEEGGDAVPSITTNPGHCLWSGIVPETRADAVVDRLLAPEMFTGWGIRTLSASHDAYNPQSYHLGSVWPHDNSIVALGMARYGRQDAASQVAEGLLEAAQARGNDRLPELFAGFERSETDVPVTYGEACEPQAWAAAAPLACLQAIQGTPVEPPREIRH; encoded by the coding sequence ATGGGCTCGACCTTTCTGGTAACAGACTCGGAGGGCCGGCCGACCAGAGACCACGACGGCTTCTACTATCGAGATGTTCGGCATCTGGACGACTACGCGCTCTCGGTAGACGAGGACCTGGAGTCGCTCGAAGTGGTAGATGTCCGCCCAGGTGAGCGGTTGTTACACCTCGGAACGCCGCTCGAGACCGGTTCCCGGAAGCTTCACGTCAGCCGTCGGCAGTTCGTTGCTGACGGTCTCTTCGAGGATCTCACTATCTCGAACCTGTCCGGGAGTCCGGTCAAGACATCGCTCACCCTGCGTCTGGGATCCCGGTTCGACGATCTCTTCGAGGTCCGTGGAATGGTCGCTGATCTCGACCGAACGATCGACGTTGACCGACACGAGACGGGACTCACCTTTCGGTATGCCCCCAGTGACGCAGCCTTCTCGCGGTCTGTCTCGATTACGCTGGCTCACGTAGCGGATATCGCGATCGACGTGAATTCCAGAGCCAACCGGGTTGACGCAACTATCGAAGCCGATCTCACACTCGCTCCCGGAGAGTCCAGAACTGTACCGGTAGCGGTGACAGTCGATGGTCCGGCACCGGCGGCGCAACAGCTACAGGTTGCTCGAAAGACCGTCCGAGACCGAGCGGAGGACTGGACAGAGGCAAAGCCGATTCCCGAACACAGTGGCTCCTGGACGTCGGTGCTCCGAGAGAGCCACGAGAATCTACTCGAACTCCAGCTACCGACTGAACACGGGCCAATACTGGCTGCCGGAGTGCCCTGGTTCGCGACGGCGTTCGGTCGTGATTCGATCATCGCTGCCTTCCAATCACTCGGAGTCGACACAGGGCTCGCGAAAGGAACCTGTCGCTATCTGGGTGCACATCAGGCTGACACGTACGACGCGGAGCGGGACGCGGAACCGGGCAAGATACTCCACGAGATCCGCTGCGGTGAGTTGACCGCCCGCGAACTCGTCCCGCACCGTCCGTACTATGGAACCGTTGACGCGACGCCGCTGTTCGTTGTCTTGGTCCACGAAACGTGGCGACGCACCGGGGACGACGAATTCTTGGCTGAACTCTGGCCCAACGTGCAGCGTGCGCTAGAGTGGCTTGACGACCATGCAAAACGCACTGATGGGGGACTGCTGGCATACGGACTCGACAGTCAGGGGTCCGGTCAACTGCGCCATCAGGGCTGGAAAGACAGCGGTGACGGGATTGTTTACCCTGACGGGAGCTACCCCAGCGGTTCCCTTGCCGTCGCGGAGGTCCAAGGCTACGAGTACGATGCGAAGCGGCGGGGCGCAGAACTGGCCAGTGAGATGGGGGAACGGCAGTTCGCAGCGACACTCGAAAAGGAAGCCGAACGCACTAAGCAGCGCTTCGACGAGGCCTTCTGGCTCTCAGACGAGGAGTTCTACGCGGTAGCAGTCGAGGAAGGCGGTGACGCAGTCCCGTCGATCACCACGAACCCAGGCCACTGTCTCTGGAGCGGCATCGTTCCGGAGACCCGAGCGGACGCGGTGGTCGACCGACTACTCGCACCTGAGATGTTCACTGGGTGGGGAATCAGGACACTGTCAGCGAGCCACGATGCGTATAACCCGCAGAGTTACCACCTGGGGAGTGTCTGGCCCCACGACAACTCGATCGTTGCCCTCGGGATGGCCCGCTATGGACGCCAGGACGCTGCCAGCCAAGTCGCCGAGGGGCTACTGGAGGCCGCTCAGGCTCGTGGAAACGACAGACTGCCTGAGTTATTTGCCGGCTTCGAACGGAGCGAAACCGACGTTCCGGTCACGTACGGTGAAGCCTGTGAACCACAGGCTTGGGCAGCCGCTGCGCCCCTGGCGTGTCTGCAGGCGATCCAGGGTACCCCCGTCGAACCACCACGAGAAATCCGCCACTGA
- a CDS encoding DUF624 domain-containing protein, which produces MTDRPRLDPTGTLAAFGRVAYSDLTSVVVLSLVFSVAALPIVTVGPAILALVAAQTAGVTGEAAGGKITERDRLSRFKTTFVDQFRLGFVLGLPLLAVAVSTGWYASLAIANQSGTLLIGTIVGLYATVVTLVGVFRAASLVVRTGATVPKQALWDSGLLLVETPSFTVLHVLFAALLLLLCSGLGVAVVVLLPGLLGVLEVVTYEETTGDGALRVVRAYQGQLRVGEKG; this is translated from the coding sequence ATGACTGACCGGCCCAGACTGGACCCGACAGGGACGTTGGCTGCATTCGGGAGAGTAGCGTATTCGGACCTGACTAGCGTCGTCGTACTAAGTCTGGTCTTCTCCGTTGCGGCCCTCCCGATTGTCACCGTTGGGCCAGCTATCCTCGCGCTCGTCGCGGCGCAGACGGCTGGCGTGACAGGCGAAGCAGCAGGGGGAAAAATCACCGAACGAGATCGTCTCAGCCGGTTCAAAACAACATTTGTCGACCAGTTTCGACTTGGGTTCGTTCTCGGTCTGCCGCTGCTCGCAGTGGCCGTCTCGACAGGCTGGTACGCCAGCCTCGCTATCGCCAACCAGAGTGGGACGCTACTCATCGGAACCATCGTCGGGCTCTACGCGACCGTCGTAACACTCGTTGGTGTCTTCAGGGCGGCATCACTCGTCGTTAGAACGGGGGCTACAGTCCCCAAACAAGCGCTGTGGGACAGCGGTCTCTTGCTCGTCGAAACACCGTCGTTTACTGTGTTGCACGTCCTGTTCGCGGCACTGCTACTCCTGCTCTGTTCCGGGCTGGGCGTGGCTGTCGTGGTCCTGCTGCCCGGTTTGTTGGGTGTCCTCGAAGTGGTTACGTACGAGGAAACCACCGGTGACGGAGCGCTCAGAGTCGTCCGCGCCTACCAGGGACAACTCCGAGTTGGGGAGAAAGGATGA
- a CDS encoding ABC transporter ATP-binding protein: MASAEQRQLPAVEYDGVTKVFDSDDGDVVAVDDLDISVREGEFLVLVGPSGCGKSTTLRLLAGLEEISDGEISVGGTVVNDKKPKDRNIAMVFQNYALYPHKTVQENMRFGLEMTTELEDAEIDSRVSETAEMLSISELLERRPGALSGGQKQRVALGRAIVREPQVFLMDEPLSNLDAKLRTEMRTELQQLHEQLGVATVYVTHDQTEAMTMGDRIAVLNDGQLQQLGTPLECYHEPANRFVAGFIGSPSMNFLDLTYDTANSIGTGDGIEYGFTDQQTEKIGPVSSVTLGIRPEDIELASSSGPATVPATVEVVEPMGRENLLHVRVGGTEMVASVDGSYNISLGQDVRLRFPHDRIHAFETDSGTTIFNRAVETESLPEGVTI; this comes from the coding sequence ATGGCGAGTGCTGAACAGCGACAACTACCGGCCGTCGAGTACGACGGCGTCACAAAAGTGTTCGACTCCGACGACGGTGATGTCGTCGCCGTCGACGACCTCGATATCTCCGTTCGAGAGGGCGAATTCCTCGTATTAGTTGGCCCATCGGGCTGTGGAAAATCGACCACACTCCGACTGCTCGCCGGTCTCGAAGAGATCAGCGACGGTGAGATCAGTGTCGGTGGGACGGTCGTCAACGACAAGAAGCCCAAAGACCGGAACATCGCGATGGTGTTCCAAAACTACGCGTTGTACCCGCACAAGACTGTCCAGGAGAATATGCGCTTCGGGCTGGAGATGACGACGGAACTCGAAGACGCCGAGATCGATAGTCGAGTCTCCGAGACTGCCGAGATGCTGAGTATCTCAGAACTGCTCGAACGCCGACCCGGCGCGCTCTCGGGCGGACAAAAACAACGCGTCGCGCTGGGGCGGGCCATCGTCCGCGAGCCGCAGGTATTCCTGATGGACGAGCCCCTCTCGAACCTCGATGCCAAGCTCCGCACGGAAATGCGAACGGAGCTTCAACAACTCCACGAGCAGCTCGGTGTCGCCACAGTCTACGTGACTCACGACCAGACCGAAGCGATGACAATGGGAGATCGTATTGCCGTCCTCAACGACGGGCAGCTCCAACAACTGGGGACACCGCTAGAGTGTTACCACGAACCAGCCAATCGGTTCGTCGCAGGATTTATCGGCTCCCCCAGTATGAATTTCCTGGACCTGACATACGATACTGCAAACAGTATCGGAACTGGCGATGGAATCGAATACGGATTCACCGACCAGCAGACCGAGAAAATCGGTCCTGTATCGTCAGTCACACTGGGAATCCGGCCGGAAGATATCGAACTAGCGAGTTCCTCGGGACCAGCTACTGTTCCTGCTACTGTCGAGGTTGTCGAACCGATGGGCCGGGAAAACCTCCTGCACGTCCGTGTCGGCGGAACCGAGATGGTTGCCTCTGTCGACGGGTCCTACAACATCTCCCTGGGACAGGATGTACGCCTCCGGTTCCCGCACGACCGGATCCACGCCTTCGAGACGGACTCGGGGACGACAATCTTCAACCGCGCAGTTGAGACTGAATCCCTCCCAGAAGGCGTCACAATTTAA
- a CDS encoding TrmB family transcriptional regulator: MDTETLRSTLEDVGLTQYEAEAYITVLELGSASATEIANASGVPQARIYDVLRNLEGSGYVETYEEDSLRARARDPAEIIEKLDAYAETVADAGSELEDRWEEPTVENHQVSVIRPADSVFDRAAEKIEDAKNEIQTALTPDQYQTLKSALVSAHDRGVVIKATITGVEEPPDFDFEGVVTEVRHRRLPTPFLVLVDRLSACFTPAESVHPAQRYGLLINDYSLSHMVDWYFQTAFWEPWPTIYSGRETGTPRVYTNIRECIRDIYTAFDTGKKIILTVHGQLQTEGVEKRLTGTVVDITYTPGENGPALATFTEEASIEMETAEGTFNIGGWGAMLEDIEGRRFVVESIA, translated from the coding sequence ATGGACACGGAGACGCTCCGATCGACGCTCGAAGACGTCGGTCTCACGCAGTACGAAGCCGAGGCTTATATTACCGTACTCGAGTTAGGGAGCGCATCGGCGACGGAGATCGCCAACGCCAGTGGTGTGCCACAAGCTCGCATCTACGATGTGCTCCGGAATCTCGAAGGGAGTGGGTACGTCGAGACCTACGAAGAGGACAGCCTGCGCGCACGCGCTCGAGACCCTGCCGAGATCATCGAAAAACTCGATGCATACGCCGAAACAGTCGCCGATGCAGGGTCGGAACTTGAGGATCGATGGGAAGAGCCGACAGTCGAAAACCACCAAGTGAGCGTTATTCGACCCGCCGACTCCGTCTTCGACCGGGCCGCAGAGAAGATCGAGGATGCGAAAAACGAGATTCAGACTGCACTAACACCAGACCAATACCAAACGCTCAAATCGGCACTGGTCAGCGCACACGACCGTGGTGTGGTCATCAAGGCGACTATCACCGGTGTCGAGGAACCACCAGACTTCGATTTCGAAGGTGTTGTGACCGAAGTGAGACACCGCCGGCTTCCGACTCCATTCTTGGTATTGGTCGATCGTCTATCAGCTTGCTTCACGCCCGCCGAATCGGTTCACCCGGCACAACGGTATGGACTTCTCATCAACGACTATTCCCTTTCTCATATGGTGGATTGGTATTTCCAGACGGCGTTCTGGGAGCCGTGGCCGACGATCTATTCGGGGCGTGAAACTGGAACGCCGCGGGTTTACACCAATATCCGAGAATGCATCAGAGATATCTACACAGCGTTCGATACTGGGAAGAAGATCATACTCACGGTACATGGACAACTCCAGACTGAAGGAGTGGAGAAACGACTCACAGGCACCGTCGTCGATATCACGTATACTCCCGGAGAAAACGGACCAGCACTTGCTACGTTTACTGAAGAAGCATCCATCGAAATGGAGACTGCCGAAGGGACATTTAATATCGGTGGCTGGGGAGCCATGTTAGAAGATATTGAAGGCAGGCGGTTCGTTGTGGAGTCGATTGCTTGA
- a CDS encoding ArdC-like ssDNA-binding domain-containing protein, with protein MSTIQSNLPDQEHSQQTTTFDDSDSRADDMRDRLNGWVEDLADLTDEAQASEQFQRWLDVQSKFHDYSARNTLLIKMQCPEATRVAGYNTWKNEFDRYVQEGESAIWIWAPIITNKCPGCGNSPSYHENTDCEYDETDPDEWSRGLVGFRPASVFDISQTEGKPLPELETETYGDPAGLVEDLLAATDEIGIDAQLVDSDEWDHGAAKGVCSRRSVTTTNPVVEVKHQDNRAAVASVLIHEFAHAQLHFDVGDDTVRDKREVEAEAVAYIVSRHFGLDPDNSAFYLAAWDGEAAETLRNRLDRISSTAADLIDAVGEN; from the coding sequence ATGTCGACGATACAGAGCAACCTCCCCGACCAGGAGCACAGCCAGCAGACCACTACCTTCGACGATTCGGACAGCCGTGCCGACGACATGCGTGATCGCCTCAACGGGTGGGTCGAGGACCTCGCTGACCTCACTGACGAGGCCCAGGCCAGCGAGCAGTTCCAGCGCTGGCTGGACGTCCAGTCGAAGTTCCATGACTACTCGGCGCGGAACACGCTGCTGATCAAGATGCAATGTCCCGAGGCGACCCGCGTCGCGGGGTACAACACCTGGAAAAACGAGTTCGACCGCTACGTCCAGGAAGGCGAGTCAGCCATCTGGATCTGGGCACCCATCATCACAAACAAGTGTCCCGGCTGCGGGAACTCGCCGTCGTATCACGAGAACACTGACTGTGAGTACGACGAGACCGACCCCGACGAGTGGTCCCGCGGACTGGTTGGATTCCGACCAGCCAGCGTCTTCGACATCTCCCAGACCGAGGGCAAGCCACTGCCCGAACTGGAGACCGAGACCTACGGCGACCCGGCAGGACTCGTCGAGGACCTCCTGGCTGCGACCGACGAGATCGGCATCGACGCCCAGCTCGTCGACTCCGACGAGTGGGATCACGGAGCCGCAAAGGGCGTCTGTTCGCGCCGGAGCGTGACGACGACCAATCCCGTGGTCGAGGTGAAGCACCAGGACAACCGAGCGGCAGTCGCGAGCGTGCTCATCCACGAGTTCGCACACGCCCAGCTCCACTTCGACGTTGGGGACGACACGGTGCGGGACAAGCGTGAGGTCGAGGCCGAGGCCGTCGCCTACATCGTCAGTCGACACTTCGGGCTGGACCCCGACAACTCGGCGTTCTATCTCGCGGCCTGGGATGGGGAGGCAGCCGAAACGCTACGGAACCGGCTGGACCGGATCTCCTCGACGGCAGCGGATCTCATCGACGCTGTCGGGGAGAATTAA
- a CDS encoding AbrB/MazE/SpoVT family DNA-binding domain-containing protein, giving the protein MSEHKRKVGDRGQVTIPKELRDRRGIEGGDEVEFVEVNDEIIIKPPTDEERLAEGYRKRAERSRELAEEMEEASSEATGHLGDAPGWSE; this is encoded by the coding sequence ATGTCCGAACACAAACGGAAAGTCGGAGATCGGGGGCAGGTGACGATTCCGAAGGAACTGCGGGACCGTCGTGGCATCGAGGGCGGTGACGAAGTCGAGTTCGTCGAAGTGAATGACGAGATCATAATCAAACCGCCCACAGATGAGGAACGGCTTGCTGAAGGATATCGAAAGAGAGCCGAGCGGTCTCGTGAGCTGGCTGAAGAAATGGAAGAGGCGTCTTCAGAAGCAACCGGACATCTCGGTGACGCACCCGGTTGGAGCGAGTGA
- a CDS encoding type II toxin-antitoxin system PemK/MazF family toxin, whose product MQVRRGDIVIVELNPTKGSEQQGKSRPCVVIQNDVGNQYSPTTIIAPFTKQYTSGDTYPFEVEVLASDTALDHGSVADLSQIRVVDIDEHVKKNIGSVPSSDMVKIDSAIKDSLGI is encoded by the coding sequence GTGCAGGTACGCCGCGGCGACATTGTCATCGTCGAACTGAACCCCACAAAAGGGAGTGAGCAGCAAGGAAAGAGCCGGCCCTGTGTTGTCATCCAGAACGATGTTGGGAATCAGTACTCACCGACAACCATCATCGCTCCATTCACAAAGCAGTACACGTCCGGCGACACGTACCCGTTCGAGGTGGAAGTACTGGCTTCGGATACTGCCCTCGATCACGGTTCAGTGGCAGATCTAAGTCAAATCCGGGTTGTCGACATCGACGAACATGTGAAAAAGAACATTGGATCTGTCCCGTCATCAGACATGGTGAAAATTGACTCGGCAATCAAAGATAGTCTCGGTATTTGA